One Microlunatus soli genomic window carries:
- a CDS encoding YegP family protein codes for MAGKFEVYKDKAGKYRWRLKAGNGENVASGEAYETKAAALKGTESVKRAAGESTVVDLTEG; via the coding sequence ATGGCTGGAAAGTTCGAGGTCTACAAGGACAAGGCCGGCAAGTACCGCTGGCGACTGAAGGCCGGCAACGGTGAGAATGTCGCTTCCGGCGAGGCGTACGAGACCAAGGCAGCGGCACTGAAGGGCACCGAGTCGGTGAAGCGCGCCGCCGGAGAATCGACGGTCGTCGACCTCACCGAAGGCTGA
- a CDS encoding dienelactone hydrolase family protein — protein sequence MSASKIEVFKAIPSGEIKGGLLLIHEIWGLVDHIRDVAGRFAEQGYLTYAPDILSKAGMTPKIGQELVELSNDPDEEKRVTVQPLMREKAAPAFDPEYAEWAVATLRGVVDELADQPGVDGRLAVLGFCFGGTYSFALAAADDRIKAAVPFYGAPADLGAVSAIGCPVLAIYGDQDERLMTGLPDVEAAMKAAGVDFTAKVYPGAAHAFFNDAGPRYDEKAATDAWQLSLDFLRRSL from the coding sequence ATGAGTGCATCGAAGATCGAGGTCTTCAAGGCGATACCGAGCGGGGAGATCAAGGGCGGGCTGCTGCTGATCCACGAGATCTGGGGCCTGGTCGATCACATCCGGGACGTCGCCGGCCGATTCGCCGAACAGGGCTACCTGACCTACGCCCCGGACATCCTCAGCAAGGCCGGGATGACGCCGAAGATCGGGCAGGAACTCGTCGAGTTGTCCAACGATCCGGACGAGGAGAAGCGGGTCACCGTGCAGCCGCTGATGCGGGAGAAGGCCGCACCGGCGTTCGATCCGGAGTACGCCGAGTGGGCGGTCGCGACGCTGCGCGGCGTGGTCGACGAGTTGGCCGACCAGCCTGGCGTCGACGGGCGGCTCGCGGTGCTCGGTTTCTGTTTCGGCGGCACCTACTCCTTTGCGTTGGCGGCGGCTGACGACCGGATCAAGGCTGCAGTTCCGTTCTACGGTGCCCCGGCGGACCTGGGCGCAGTGTCTGCCATCGGCTGCCCGGTGCTCGCGATCTACGGCGACCAGGACGAACGGCTGATGACCGGGCTCCCCGATGTCGAGGCGGCGATGAAGGCCGCGGGTGTCGACTTCACCGCCAAGGTCTATCCGGGCGCCGCGCACGCCTTCTTCAACGACGCCGGACCGCGTTATGACGAGAAAGCTGCGACCGATGCGTGGCAGCTGTCGTTGGACTTCCTCCGGCGGAGCCTCTGA
- a CDS encoding MFS transporter has protein sequence MPRQSPPAATDPNSGSALPTGAIEASATAPAALPRRRLVFGIVAMALFMASVDQTVVATALVAIQSDLGAGIEWSGWTITVYSLGQVIVLPLAGKFADMFGRKRVFLTAAVIFTVASLCCGLVDNIALLVVLRAIQSVGGGAFLPSASGIVADHFGPNRDRALGMFTSIFPIGGIVGPIIGGVFVSYWSWRGIFLVNVPLGVALIIMTVIFIPRDRAAGGSAQRNRIDVYGLALLAGLILGLMLGVTHLGGGGSVLSIGFLLPEVLAVIALVLFVRHAKHGRSPFIPIRLLTGKGFGVMNLINLLHGCAAIGFGALVPLYAETRYGISTLEAGTLLTARAIGMILVASLATFALRRTGSRLPMLIGFSVLAVGMVTTALGAPPGISPYLWLSIASAVSGVGMGIALPASNNAILQLAPDAVAGISGMRAMFRQGGSILSISVATAVLAASTSPGNTLGHVFLVFSGLLILVLPLLIRVPEHRGSW, from the coding sequence ATGCCACGTCAGTCACCACCCGCCGCCACCGATCCCAACAGCGGTTCCGCGCTGCCGACCGGCGCCATCGAAGCATCGGCCACCGCGCCGGCAGCACTGCCCCGCCGTCGGCTCGTGTTCGGCATCGTGGCGATGGCGCTGTTCATGGCCTCGGTCGACCAGACCGTCGTTGCCACCGCCCTGGTTGCCATCCAATCCGACCTCGGCGCCGGCATCGAATGGAGCGGCTGGACGATCACGGTCTACTCCCTCGGCCAGGTGATCGTGCTGCCGTTGGCCGGCAAATTCGCCGACATGTTCGGTCGCAAACGCGTATTCCTGACCGCTGCGGTGATCTTCACCGTCGCGTCGTTGTGTTGCGGGCTGGTCGACAACATCGCCCTGCTGGTGGTGCTGCGCGCGATCCAGTCAGTGGGCGGCGGCGCGTTCCTGCCGTCGGCCAGCGGCATCGTCGCCGATCATTTCGGACCCAATCGGGATCGGGCACTGGGAATGTTCACCTCGATCTTCCCGATCGGCGGGATCGTCGGTCCGATCATCGGCGGCGTGTTCGTCAGCTACTGGTCCTGGCGAGGCATCTTCCTGGTCAATGTTCCGCTCGGCGTCGCCTTGATCATCATGACCGTGATCTTCATCCCGCGCGACCGGGCCGCCGGCGGCTCCGCCCAGCGGAACCGGATCGACGTCTACGGCTTGGCCCTGCTGGCCGGCTTGATCCTCGGCCTGATGCTCGGCGTCACGCACCTGGGTGGCGGCGGCAGCGTGCTGAGCATCGGCTTCCTGCTGCCCGAGGTGCTGGCGGTCATCGCCCTGGTGCTGTTCGTCCGGCACGCCAAGCACGGTCGATCGCCCTTCATCCCGATCCGACTGCTGACCGGCAAAGGCTTCGGGGTGATGAACCTGATCAATCTGTTGCACGGCTGTGCGGCGATCGGCTTCGGCGCGCTGGTCCCGTTGTACGCCGAGACTCGCTACGGGATCTCGACGCTGGAGGCCGGAACGCTGCTCACCGCGCGGGCGATCGGGATGATCCTGGTCGCCAGTCTGGCGACCTTCGCGCTCCGCCGTACGGGATCGCGGTTGCCGATGCTGATCGGCTTCTCGGTGCTGGCGGTCGGGATGGTGACGACCGCGCTCGGCGCCCCGCCGGGCATCAGCCCGTACCTGTGGTTGTCGATCGCGTCGGCGGTGTCCGGAGTCGGCATGGGGATCGCCCTGCCCGCCTCCAACAACGCGATCCTCCAGCTCGCTCCGGATGCCGTCGCCGGGATCTCCGGGATGCGCGCGATGTTCAGACAGGGCGGGTCGATCCTGTCGATCTCGGTGGCAACCGCCGTCCTGGCCGCAAGCACCTCACCGGGCAACACCTTGGGCCACGTGTTCCTGGTCTTCAGCGGTCTGCTGATCCTGGTGCTGCCACTGCTGATCCGGGTCCCGGAGCATCGCGGCAGCTGGTAG
- a CDS encoding YciI family protein — translation MTQYFLTLPHDSADEPTMESMQQMDPAELEAVMAAVGDFNTALQESGALLFAGGLHPPSTAKTIDATGDAPVIVDGPFVEASEYVGGFWVIEAADLDTALDWGTRAAKAMQSRIEVRALQEAPPEA, via the coding sequence ATGACGCAGTACTTCCTGACCCTGCCCCATGATTCGGCCGACGAGCCGACGATGGAATCGATGCAGCAGATGGACCCCGCCGAGTTGGAGGCCGTGATGGCGGCCGTCGGCGACTTCAACACCGCACTGCAGGAGTCGGGCGCCCTGCTGTTCGCCGGTGGCCTGCATCCGCCGAGCACCGCGAAGACGATCGACGCCACCGGGGATGCTCCGGTGATCGTCGACGGCCCGTTCGTCGAGGCGTCCGAATATGTCGGCGGCTTCTGGGTGATCGAGGCGGCCGACCTGGACACCGCACTGGACTGGGGCACCCGGGCGGCCAAGGCCATGCAGAGCCGGATCGAGGTCCGCGCCCTGCAGGAGGCACCGCCAGAAGCCTGA
- a CDS encoding LLM class flavin-dependent oxidoreductase → MRIGIHIPPTIPPERLRSLATAAERSGLDELWVWEDSFKQSGVASATAALAWTDRIRVGISLLPAPLRNPVLTAMEFATVERMFPGRFVAGIGHGVQEWMGQAGVRAASPLTLLREQVTAIRDLLAGEEVTASGRYVNLDRVRLDWPPSPPPPLMVGGSGPRSVALAAEIGDGNLLTNALTDDEVRALAGAVIVARKQAGRTDADRPEVAAAQIVATGADAQQRLDRELPLWGGRPGAGIGVAGDAAAVAAAADRYASYGITSYGVQPTADEPDLEGFIAFLGRQVKPLLS, encoded by the coding sequence ATGCGCATCGGCATCCACATCCCCCCGACCATCCCGCCCGAGAGGCTTCGCAGCCTGGCAACGGCGGCCGAACGCAGCGGCCTCGACGAACTGTGGGTGTGGGAGGACTCATTCAAGCAGAGCGGTGTCGCCTCGGCGACCGCCGCGCTGGCCTGGACCGACCGGATCCGGGTCGGGATCTCCCTGCTGCCGGCACCGCTGCGCAATCCCGTGCTGACGGCGATGGAATTCGCCACCGTCGAACGGATGTTCCCCGGACGCTTCGTTGCCGGCATCGGTCACGGCGTGCAGGAATGGATGGGGCAGGCGGGCGTCCGGGCCGCGTCCCCGCTGACCCTGCTGCGGGAGCAGGTGACGGCGATCCGTGACTTGCTGGCCGGCGAGGAAGTCACGGCCAGTGGGCGCTACGTGAATCTCGATCGGGTCCGGCTGGACTGGCCGCCGAGCCCGCCGCCACCGTTGATGGTCGGCGGCTCCGGGCCCAGATCGGTCGCCCTGGCCGCCGAGATCGGTGATGGCAACCTGCTCACCAATGCGCTCACCGATGACGAGGTACGGGCGCTCGCCGGTGCCGTGATCGTGGCGCGGAAGCAGGCAGGTCGGACGGATGCGGACAGGCCCGAGGTGGCCGCGGCGCAGATCGTGGCAACCGGCGCGGATGCCCAGCAGCGGCTCGATCGGGAGTTGCCGCTGTGGGGTGGTCGACCGGGAGCCGGGATCGGGGTGGCCGGCGATGCGGCGGCGGTCGCCGCGGCCGCGGACCGCTACGCGTCGTACGGAATCACCAGCTATGGCGTCCAGCCGACCGCGGACGAGCCCGATCTGGAGGGCTTCATCGCCTTCCTCGGTCGGCAGGTGAAGCCCCTGCTCAGCTGA
- a CDS encoding vWA domain-containing protein, with translation MTNPNYTHIAVLLDRSGSMQTIKADTEGGFDAFIAEQRKNPGRCDVTLAQFDNTYEEVYVATPLAAVPPLDLQPRGGTALLDGIGRLINTTGSRLAGLPEDDRPGAVIMVIMTDGMENSSREFDPATVNRMITEQTDSYDWTFVYLGANQDAISVAGGLGVAPGMAMTYQAGKIDSAFASTSANLNAYRNKIAAGAAPAAARETSQYTVKQRADAAED, from the coding sequence ATGACCAATCCGAACTACACCCACATCGCCGTGCTGCTGGACCGCTCGGGATCGATGCAGACCATCAAGGCCGACACCGAGGGTGGCTTCGACGCGTTCATCGCCGAGCAGCGCAAGAACCCTGGCCGGTGCGACGTCACGCTGGCCCAGTTCGACAACACCTACGAAGAGGTCTACGTCGCCACTCCACTGGCCGCCGTACCGCCGCTCGATCTGCAGCCGCGTGGCGGGACGGCGCTGCTGGACGGCATCGGTCGCTTGATCAACACCACCGGCTCACGACTGGCCGGGCTGCCCGAGGATGACCGCCCCGGCGCGGTGATCATGGTGATCATGACCGACGGGATGGAGAACTCCTCCCGGGAATTCGATCCTGCCACGGTCAACAGGATGATCACCGAGCAGACCGACAGCTATGACTGGACCTTCGTCTACCTGGGAGCAAACCAGGACGCGATCAGCGTCGCCGGTGGGCTCGGGGTCGCGCCGGGGATGGCGATGACCTACCAAGCGGGCAAGATCGACAGCGCCTTCGCGTCCACCTCGGCCAACCTGAACGCCTACCGCAACAAGATCGCCGCCGGTGCGGCACCGGCCGCCGCCCGTGAGACATCGCAGTACACGGTCAAGCAGCGCGCCGACGCCGCCGAGGACTGA
- a CDS encoding YccF domain-containing protein, with amino-acid sequence MRTLLNIIWLVLSGFWLALGYIAAGIVCCVLIVTIPWGIASFRIAGYALWPFGRTVVDKPRVGIGATLGNVVWLLVAGIWLAIGHVITSIPLFISIIGIPLGWANLKLIPVSLMPLGKEIVRSDAVFPAYQRA; translated from the coding sequence ATGCGGACCTTGCTGAACATCATCTGGCTGGTGCTGTCGGGCTTCTGGCTCGCACTGGGCTACATCGCGGCAGGAATCGTCTGCTGCGTGCTGATCGTGACGATTCCGTGGGGGATCGCGTCGTTCCGGATCGCCGGTTATGCGTTGTGGCCGTTCGGTCGGACAGTGGTGGACAAGCCACGGGTCGGCATCGGCGCGACCTTGGGCAACGTGGTCTGGCTGCTGGTTGCCGGGATCTGGCTGGCGATCGGACACGTCATCACCTCGATCCCGTTGTTCATCTCGATCATCGGCATCCCGCTGGGTTGGGCCAACCTGAAGCTGATCCCGGTCTCGTTGATGCCGTTGGGCAAGGAGATCGTCCGCAGCGATGCGGTGTTTCCCGCCTACCAGCGGGCCTGA
- a CDS encoding transglutaminase-like domain-containing protein, translated as MAERMLPVLPDYQPGRWAVHTAYSDPGRFGPLLDAVPGQDRAASTVARNLIVHYRASEVELPEGTRSDVNARWIAKILELDQQRHPADLGTPRAESRRVQGCCRDHSLLAAAILRQHGIAARIRYGFAGYFVEEFQVDHVVVETWEPQLQRWRRFDPEVASPLPRLASPRDIPAGRGAPFVTAAEVWRGYRAGEIDPDRYGVDPATEVRGVWFIHDAVILDAAFRAGHELLLWDAWDPMTDPSGPTEEQAGSVDRLASLIVAADAGDLDAERELIASMTDDPQLRPPDVVNTICPWGDPPVRSELRRGPAAVQS; from the coding sequence ATGGCCGAGAGAATGCTGCCGGTGCTGCCGGACTATCAGCCGGGGCGCTGGGCGGTGCACACGGCGTACAGCGATCCGGGACGGTTCGGCCCGCTGCTCGATGCAGTGCCCGGTCAGGATCGGGCGGCGTCGACGGTGGCCCGTAATCTGATCGTGCACTACCGCGCCAGCGAGGTCGAGCTGCCCGAAGGCACTCGCAGCGACGTCAACGCGCGCTGGATCGCGAAGATTCTCGAGCTTGATCAACAACGGCACCCGGCTGATCTCGGGACCCCGCGCGCTGAGTCCCGCCGGGTGCAGGGCTGCTGCCGGGATCACTCGTTGCTGGCCGCCGCGATCCTTCGGCAGCACGGGATCGCAGCCAGGATCCGGTACGGGTTCGCCGGCTACTTCGTCGAGGAGTTCCAGGTCGATCACGTCGTCGTCGAGACCTGGGAACCGCAACTGCAACGCTGGCGACGCTTCGATCCGGAGGTCGCCTCACCGCTGCCGCGACTGGCGTCACCGCGCGACATCCCGGCCGGTCGCGGAGCGCCGTTCGTCACGGCCGCCGAGGTGTGGCGCGGGTACCGCGCCGGTGAGATCGATCCGGACCGGTACGGCGTCGACCCCGCGACGGAGGTCCGCGGTGTCTGGTTCATCCACGACGCCGTCATCCTGGACGCGGCGTTCCGGGCCGGCCACGAACTGTTGCTCTGGGACGCCTGGGACCCGATGACCGATCCGTCCGGTCCGACCGAGGAGCAGGCCGGATCGGTCGATCGGCTGGCGTCGCTGATCGTCGCCGCAGATGCCGGCGACCTCGATGCCGAACGCGAACTGATCGCCAGCATGACCGACGATCCGCAGCTGCGGCCACCGGACGTGGTGAACACCATCTGCCCGTGGGGCGATCCGCCGGTGCGGTCCGAGCTGCGTCGTGGCCCCGCAGCGGTGCAGAGCTGA
- a CDS encoding YciI family protein, giving the protein MRVVAFMMGNADSETGRIPSSEEFAEMGRFNQTLVDAGVLLAADGLHPTADSAKLHWTGDGPTVIDGPFTEAKEVVAGFWIVDVTSLDEAKERFQHCPCGEGAEIQLRPIYELAEFEDNMTTEVRELNESIKSGITDAG; this is encoded by the coding sequence ATGCGAGTCGTAGCGTTCATGATGGGCAACGCGGACAGTGAGACCGGCCGGATCCCGTCCAGCGAGGAATTCGCCGAAATGGGCCGCTTCAACCAGACCCTGGTCGACGCCGGCGTGCTGCTGGCCGCCGACGGACTGCATCCCACTGCCGACAGCGCCAAGCTGCATTGGACCGGGGACGGTCCGACGGTGATCGACGGCCCGTTCACCGAGGCCAAGGAGGTCGTCGCCGGCTTCTGGATCGTCGACGTGACGTCGCTCGACGAAGCCAAGGAACGCTTCCAGCACTGCCCCTGCGGGGAGGGTGCAGAGATCCAGCTCCGGCCGATCTACGAGCTGGCCGAATTCGAGGACAACATGACCACCGAGGTCCGCGAGCTCAACGAGAGCATCAAGTCCGGCATCACCGACGCCGGTTGA
- a CDS encoding RNA polymerase sigma factor, which translates to MSQATASDVNARIDAVWRIEAARVISALGRIVGDLGLAEELAQDALVAALEQWPSEGIPRNPGAWLMTTGKRRAIDRIRRDVTLREKITIIGRELKDQEDPYDEVDERIDDAVGDDLLRLIFTACHPVLGSDARVALTLKAVGGMSTAEIARAFLSSEATIAQRIVRAKKTLLTKQVGFEAPTPQELPERLPTVLSVIYLIFNEGYVASSGDDWLRPQLCHDALRVGRMLCGLLPEESEVFALTALMELQASRIGARTDRNGNAVLLLDQQRSRWDRLLISRGLRALDRAHALGGARGNYALQAALAACHARAARAEDTDWATIAAIYATLAEESPSPVVELNRAVAVGMAYGPQAGLDLVDQLLDVPALQRYHLLPSVRGDLLAKLDRPEEAAAEFRRAADLAGNEQDRALLIKRAESAEA; encoded by the coding sequence GTGAGTCAGGCAACGGCCAGCGATGTCAATGCCCGGATCGACGCGGTCTGGCGGATCGAGGCCGCACGGGTGATCTCCGCACTGGGCCGGATCGTGGGTGACCTCGGGCTGGCCGAGGAGCTGGCACAGGATGCTCTGGTCGCCGCGTTGGAGCAGTGGCCGTCCGAAGGCATCCCGCGCAACCCGGGCGCCTGGTTGATGACCACCGGCAAGCGGCGGGCGATCGACCGGATCCGGCGCGACGTCACGCTGCGCGAGAAGATCACCATCATCGGCCGCGAGCTGAAGGACCAGGAGGATCCCTACGACGAGGTCGACGAACGGATCGACGACGCCGTCGGCGATGACCTGCTGCGGCTGATCTTCACCGCCTGCCATCCGGTGCTCGGCTCCGACGCACGCGTTGCGCTGACCCTGAAGGCGGTCGGCGGGATGAGCACGGCCGAGATCGCGCGGGCGTTCCTGAGCTCGGAAGCGACGATCGCGCAACGCATCGTCCGAGCCAAGAAGACCTTGCTGACCAAGCAGGTCGGCTTCGAAGCGCCGACACCGCAGGAGCTGCCGGAACGGCTGCCGACCGTGCTGTCGGTGATCTACCTGATCTTCAACGAAGGGTACGTGGCCAGCAGCGGCGACGACTGGCTCCGACCGCAGCTGTGCCACGACGCGCTCCGGGTCGGACGGATGCTGTGCGGGCTGCTGCCCGAGGAGTCGGAGGTGTTCGCGCTGACCGCGCTGATGGAGCTGCAGGCCTCCAGGATCGGAGCCAGGACCGACCGCAACGGCAACGCGGTGTTGCTCCTTGATCAACAGCGGTCGCGCTGGGATCGGTTGTTGATCTCCCGAGGATTGCGGGCACTGGACCGGGCGCACGCGCTGGGTGGCGCCCGCGGCAACTACGCATTGCAGGCGGCGTTGGCCGCCTGCCACGCCCGAGCGGCGCGGGCCGAGGACACCGACTGGGCAACCATCGCGGCGATCTACGCCACCCTGGCCGAGGAATCACCCTCCCCCGTCGTCGAGCTGAACAGGGCCGTCGCGGTGGGAATGGCGTACGGGCCGCAGGCCGGACTTGATCTTGTCGACCAATTGCTCGACGTGCCGGCGCTGCAGCGCTACCACCTGCTGCCGAGTGTTCGCGGTGACCTGTTGGCCAAGCTCGACCGCCCCGAGGAGGCAGCGGCAGAGTTCCGGCGGGCAGCGGACCTGGCAGGCAACGAGCAGGACCGGGCCCTGTTGATCAAGCGCGCCGAGTCCGCGGAGGCATGA
- a CDS encoding NUDIX hydrolase: MRIVAENETGRRLTEFVLGHGDDPADELRRRGLRLVRPIEAVGTDDALTVRLLAESGSRRPRRRRRRRSPRPAPEGTVVRQRVAAYAWVRSSRGVLAAEYHRHLPDGRWTLPGGGIDPGEEATAAVHREVMEETSQRIELGELIAINTSRRIGSRNGEREDFHAVRLIYRADCPDPTDPVVIDVGGSTSDATWFPYENWLQAPWTPGWRALLTKLSERTAAMTDAPSGKSVS; the protein is encoded by the coding sequence ATGCGGATCGTGGCGGAGAACGAAACCGGGCGCCGGTTGACCGAGTTCGTGCTCGGTCACGGTGACGATCCGGCCGACGAACTCCGCCGTCGCGGGCTGCGCCTGGTCCGGCCGATCGAAGCGGTCGGCACCGACGACGCCCTCACCGTCCGCCTGCTCGCCGAGTCCGGGTCACGCAGACCCCGTCGACGCCGGCGCCGCCGGTCACCCCGGCCCGCGCCGGAGGGGACGGTCGTCCGGCAACGCGTCGCGGCGTACGCCTGGGTCCGTTCCAGCCGCGGCGTGCTGGCTGCCGAATACCATCGCCACCTCCCCGACGGCCGCTGGACACTGCCCGGCGGCGGCATCGATCCGGGTGAGGAAGCCACCGCCGCCGTGCACCGGGAAGTGATGGAAGAGACCTCGCAGCGGATCGAACTCGGTGAACTGATCGCGATCAACACCAGCCGCCGGATCGGCTCCCGCAACGGCGAACGGGAAGACTTCCACGCCGTCCGGCTGATCTACCGCGCCGACTGCCCCGACCCGACCGATCCGGTGGTGATCGACGTCGGCGGCAGCACCAGCGACGCGACCTGGTTCCCGTACGAGAACTGGCTGCAGGCACCCTGGACGCCCGGCTGGCGCGCCCTCCTCACCAAGTTGTCGGAGCGTACTGCTGCTATGACGGACGCACCGTCGGGCAAGTCGGTCAGTTGA
- a CDS encoding cystathionine beta-synthase: protein MEYVNSLIELVGNTPLLKLSATTGGAKPLVLAKVEYLNPGGSVKDRIAVKMIEAAEREGKLKPGGVIVEPTSGNTGVGLAMVAQAKGYHCIFVCPDKVSEDKQNVLRAYGAEVVVCPTAVDPDHPDSYYSVSDRLMRETPGAWKPDQYSNPNNPASHYASTGPEIWKQTEGKITHFVAGIGTGGTISGTGRYLKEISGGAVQIVGADPAGSVYSGGSGRPYLVEGVGEDFWPDNYDREVCDRVIEISDADSFAFTRRLAREEALLVGGSSGMAAAAAVRLAAEIDDPEAVIVVLLPDSGRGYLTKIFSDDWLARYGFAPRPDAAVRTVGDVLREKSGSLPSLVHTHPNETVAEAVQILREYGVSQMPVVRAEPPVMAAEVVGSVSERGLLGALFNHSTRPSEAVGSVMEPALPMLGASEPVAAAVAALTDNDALLVLEGGKPSGIVTRQDLLTDIN, encoded by the coding sequence GTGGAGTACGTGAACTCGTTGATCGAGCTGGTCGGCAACACCCCGCTGCTCAAGCTGTCCGCCACGACCGGCGGGGCAAAACCGCTGGTGTTGGCCAAGGTGGAATACCTCAACCCCGGTGGGTCGGTGAAGGACCGGATCGCGGTCAAGATGATCGAGGCGGCCGAGCGGGAGGGCAAGCTCAAGCCCGGCGGCGTGATCGTCGAGCCGACCAGCGGCAACACCGGCGTCGGGTTGGCGATGGTCGCCCAGGCCAAGGGCTATCACTGCATCTTCGTCTGCCCCGACAAGGTCAGCGAGGACAAACAGAACGTACTGCGCGCCTACGGCGCCGAGGTGGTCGTCTGCCCGACCGCTGTCGACCCCGACCATCCCGATTCCTACTACTCGGTCTCGGACCGGCTGATGCGGGAGACGCCGGGCGCCTGGAAGCCGGACCAGTACAGCAATCCGAACAACCCAGCCAGCCACTACGCCTCGACCGGCCCGGAGATCTGGAAGCAGACCGAGGGAAAGATCACCCACTTCGTCGCCGGTATCGGCACCGGCGGAACGATCTCGGGCACCGGTCGCTATCTGAAGGAGATCTCCGGCGGCGCGGTCCAGATCGTCGGCGCCGACCCAGCCGGATCGGTCTACTCCGGCGGTTCCGGGCGGCCGTATCTGGTGGAGGGTGTCGGCGAGGACTTCTGGCCCGACAACTACGACCGCGAGGTCTGTGATCGGGTGATCGAGATCTCCGACGCCGATTCGTTCGCCTTCACCCGGCGGCTGGCACGCGAGGAAGCCCTGCTGGTCGGCGGATCCTCCGGAATGGCGGCGGCAGCGGCGGTCCGGCTGGCGGCCGAGATCGACGATCCGGAGGCAGTGATCGTGGTCCTGCTGCCGGACTCCGGACGCGGCTACCTGACCAAGATCTTCTCCGACGACTGGCTGGCCCGCTACGGTTTCGCGCCGCGTCCGGATGCCGCGGTCCGTACCGTCGGCGACGTGCTGCGGGAAAAGTCGGGATCGCTGCCCAGCCTGGTGCACACACATCCCAACGAGACCGTCGCCGAGGCGGTCCAGATCCTTCGGGAGTACGGCGTCTCGCAGATGCCGGTGGTCCGGGCCGAGCCGCCGGTGATGGCCGCCGAGGTGGTCGGCTCGGTCAGTGAGCGTGGTCTGCTGGGCGCGCTGTTCAACCACTCCACCCGGCCGTCGGAAGCGGTGGGCAGCGTGATGGAACCGGCGTTGCCGATGCTCGGTGCCAGCGAGCCGGTCGCAGCAGCCGTCGCCGCGCTGACCGACAACGACGCCCTGCTTGTCCTCGAAGGCGGTAAGCCGTCCGGCATCGTCACCCGTCAGGACCTGCTCACCGACATCAACTGA